A DNA window from Campylobacter concisus contains the following coding sequences:
- a CDS encoding helix-turn-helix domain-containing protein → MDLLHIRACEILGISRQELADKLGISVATINSWTSDPARISQTTKLALELMIENHELKMIIIKAKEAQEAITNFKE, encoded by the coding sequence ATGGATTTACTACACATTAGAGCTTGTGAAATTTTAGGCATCAGTAGGCAAGAGCTTGCCGACAAGCTCGGAATTTCTGTTGCTACAATAAATAGCTGGACTAGCGATCCAGCTAGGATTTCTCAAACAACAAAATTAGCTCTTGAGCTTATGATAGAAAATCATGAGCTCAAAATGATTATTATAAAAGCAAAAGAAGCCCAAGAGGCTATTACAAATTTTAAGGAATAA